A window from Leptothermofonsia sichuanensis E412 encodes these proteins:
- the cutA gene encoding divalent-cation tolerance protein CutA, translating into MDSLTDSRYGVVLVTAPSKDEAGAIAQTLIQARLAACVSLFPIHSLYTWQGKLHQEDEWQLLIKCDLAKFQALETKVRQVHSYEVPEIIALPVIAGSQPYLNWLAAQVENAPEVEPG; encoded by the coding sequence ATGGACAGCTTAACAGATAGTCGGTACGGAGTAGTACTGGTTACGGCTCCTTCCAAAGATGAGGCGGGGGCGATCGCCCAGACCTTGATTCAGGCACGTCTGGCTGCCTGTGTCAGCCTTTTCCCCATCCACTCCCTCTATACCTGGCAGGGCAAACTGCATCAAGAGGATGAATGGCAGTTATTGATCAAGTGTGACCTGGCAAAGTTTCAGGCGTTAGAAACAAAGGTGCGGCAGGTTCATTCCTACGAGGTGCCAGAGATCATTGCTTTACCTGTCATCGCTGGCTCCCAACCTTACCTGAACTGGCTCGCAGCCCAGGTTGAGAATGCTCCAGAGGTAGAGCCTGGCTGA
- the psb34 gene encoding photosystem II assembly protein Psb34, whose product MRTVNEEGLLNNYAVEPAVYYAEYPSPEQQRQYAFQGAIATLFVTALILTAFAA is encoded by the coding sequence ATGCGTACCGTTAATGAAGAAGGACTGCTGAACAACTACGCGGTTGAACCCGCTGTTTACTACGCTGAATATCCCTCCCCAGAGCAACAGCGCCAGTATGCTTTCCAGGGTGCAATTGCAACTTTGTTTGTAACCGCTCTGATTCTGACTGCTTTTGCGGCTTAA
- a CDS encoding ABC transporter permease, whose amino-acid sequence MSQFFLIRYGSEIVQRTGEHLLLVAVAIAIAILISVPLGILITRNTLLRQPILAVANILQTIPSLALFGLLIPLVGIGPLPAIIALTLYSFLPIIRNTYVGITSIDPAVKEAGRGMGMTDWQLLSQVEIPLAMSVILAGVRVAAVIAIGIATIAAAIGAGGLGVFIFRGISVVNNQLILAGAVPAAAIALLADYGIGWLERRFAIKH is encoded by the coding sequence ATGAGCCAGTTCTTTCTGATTCGCTATGGTTCTGAGATTGTGCAGCGCACAGGAGAACATTTGCTGCTGGTAGCGGTTGCGATCGCGATCGCCATCCTGATCAGCGTTCCACTCGGCATTTTGATTACGCGAAATACCCTGCTACGCCAGCCAATCCTGGCAGTCGCCAATATCTTGCAAACGATTCCCAGTCTGGCTTTATTTGGTTTGCTGATTCCCCTGGTCGGGATTGGTCCGCTGCCTGCCATCATTGCCCTGACGCTTTACTCTTTTCTCCCCATCATTCGCAACACCTATGTGGGCATCACCAGTATTGACCCTGCCGTCAAGGAGGCGGGGCGGGGCATGGGCATGACTGACTGGCAACTGTTGTCCCAGGTCGAAATTCCTCTGGCAATGAGCGTTATTCTGGCAGGGGTAAGAGTTGCCGCCGTGATTGCAATTGGCATTGCCACGATCGCTGCTGCTATTGGTGCAGGCGGATTGGGGGTTTTTATCTTTCGCGGTATTTCTGTTGTCAATAACCAGTTGATTCTGGCAGGAGCCGTTCCAGCCGCGGCGATCGCCCTCCTGGCTGACTATGGCATCGGCTGGTTAGAAAGACGGTTTGCAATCAAGCACTAA
- a CDS encoding geranylgeranyl reductase family protein, with product MKIYDLIVCGAGPAGATAAAIAARAGLKVALVEKCSLPRHKTCGGGMPMVIQDFLLDLAPEAFLESNVLYIRHTWNFDDPYLAPINPQATDQKLSIWMVQRPIFDNALVHSAVRAGAELVDGFTVRSVSIEGDRIKVCAQVTASADKSNRVEFQAFARHMIGADGANGISARAAGLRRSRAIALGMEVEFPYDWTDRHPDLRPDVAHLEYGAVPWGYAWIFPKAEHLNIGAGVFHTRGGDVRGDSRVREQIRQAIVGYLDSFQLDYDLDALRFRAHPLPVWNGRELLHTSDGRILLAGDAAGLINPFFGDGILHAVKSGIIAAECVIEGTVLGYSDRIHAEFASSFDAARRLAQVFYRFPQFCYRYGVKHPKATRAAAQLLAGERPFNGVFQRTLRHMGQTLVSSLGH from the coding sequence GTGAAAATTTACGACTTGATTGTTTGTGGTGCTGGACCGGCAGGTGCGACGGCTGCCGCGATCGCAGCCAGAGCAGGGCTAAAGGTGGCATTAGTCGAAAAGTGTTCCCTTCCCCGACATAAGACCTGTGGTGGCGGTATGCCGATGGTCATCCAGGATTTCCTTCTGGATCTGGCACCAGAGGCGTTTCTGGAATCCAATGTGCTCTACATCCGCCACACCTGGAACTTCGATGATCCTTATCTTGCTCCCATCAATCCCCAGGCTACAGACCAAAAGCTCTCAATCTGGATGGTGCAGCGCCCGATCTTTGACAATGCCCTGGTACACTCTGCTGTGCGCGCAGGTGCTGAACTGGTAGATGGTTTCACAGTGCGATCTGTTTCGATTGAGGGCGATCGGATTAAGGTTTGCGCCCAGGTAACAGCTTCTGCTGACAAGAGTAACAGGGTTGAATTTCAAGCTTTCGCCCGCCATATGATTGGTGCAGATGGGGCTAACGGAATCTCTGCCAGGGCAGCGGGCTTACGCCGAAGTCGAGCGATCGCACTCGGTATGGAAGTGGAATTTCCCTATGACTGGACTGATCGCCATCCTGATCTGCGACCTGATGTTGCTCATCTTGAGTATGGGGCGGTTCCCTGGGGGTATGCCTGGATTTTTCCTAAGGCTGAACACTTGAATATAGGAGCAGGGGTATTTCATACCAGAGGGGGGGATGTCCGGGGCGATAGCAGGGTTCGGGAACAGATTCGCCAGGCAATCGTTGGCTATCTGGATTCCTTTCAATTGGATTATGATCTGGACGCTCTACGATTTCGTGCCCATCCCTTACCTGTGTGGAATGGGCGAGAACTGCTTCATACTTCCGATGGGCGAATCCTGTTAGCTGGTGATGCGGCTGGGTTGATTAACCCCTTCTTTGGCGATGGAATCTTACACGCCGTCAAAAGTGGCATCATTGCTGCTGAATGTGTGATCGAAGGTACGGTTTTGGGGTATAGCGATCGCATTCATGCTGAATTTGCCAGCAGCTTTGATGCGGCTCGCAGACTGGCACAGGTTTTTTATCGGTTTCCCCAGTTTTGCTATCGCTACGGGGTGAAACATCCGAAAGCAACCCGTGCTGCCGCCCAACTGCTGGCTGGAGAGCGTCCTTTCAATGGAGTTTTTCAGCGAACTCTTCGCCATATGGGTCAAACCCTGGTAAGTTCACTGGGTCATTAG
- the galE gene encoding UDP-glucose 4-epimerase GalE — MSFGEGVDVSSNKPTVLVTGGAGYIGSHAVLALKQAGYEVVILDNLVYGHRDIAEAVLKVELVVGDTCDRTLLDQLFASREIAAVMHFAAFAYVGESVTDPAKYYHNNFVGTLTLLEAMLAASIKTFVFSSTCATYGVPQEVPIPENHPQNPINPYGATKLMVERVLQDFHQAYDFKSVCFRYFNAAGADPEGRLGEDHNPETHLIPLVLLTALGQRQSVSIFGTDYPTPDGTCIRDYIHVADLAQAHVLGLDYLLKGGETAAFNLGNGNGFSVREVIETARQVTGREILAVECDRRPGDPPALVGSSDLARTVLGWNPQYADLNVILTHAWNWHQKRHG, encoded by the coding sequence ATGTCATTCGGGGAAGGTGTAGACGTGTCATCAAATAAGCCAACTGTTTTAGTCACCGGGGGCGCAGGTTATATCGGATCCCATGCTGTGCTGGCGTTGAAACAGGCCGGGTACGAGGTTGTGATTCTGGATAATCTGGTTTATGGTCACCGGGATATTGCCGAAGCGGTATTGAAAGTGGAACTGGTGGTAGGAGACACCTGCGATCGCACCCTCCTGGATCAGTTATTTGCCAGTCGTGAAATTGCTGCTGTCATGCATTTTGCCGCCTTCGCCTATGTAGGAGAGTCCGTTACTGACCCGGCAAAGTACTATCACAATAACTTTGTGGGCACCCTGACCCTGTTGGAAGCGATGCTGGCCGCATCGATTAAAACCTTTGTATTTTCCTCAACCTGTGCCACCTACGGCGTTCCCCAGGAGGTCCCTATCCCCGAAAACCATCCCCAAAATCCCATCAATCCCTACGGTGCAACCAAGCTGATGGTTGAGCGGGTGCTGCAAGACTTTCATCAGGCTTACGATTTCAAATCGGTATGCTTCCGCTACTTCAACGCGGCTGGGGCTGACCCAGAAGGACGTTTGGGCGAAGACCATAATCCTGAAACCCATCTGATTCCACTGGTATTGCTAACGGCATTGGGGCAGCGCCAGTCAGTCTCTATCTTTGGTACCGACTACCCCACCCCGGACGGCACCTGTATTCGGGATTATATCCATGTCGCCGACCTGGCTCAGGCCCATGTTTTGGGACTGGACTATCTGCTTAAAGGTGGGGAAACTGCTGCATTTAACCTGGGCAACGGTAATGGCTTTTCAGTCAGAGAAGTAATTGAGACTGCACGCCAGGTTACAGGCAGGGAAATTCTGGCTGTGGAGTGCGATCGCCGTCCTGGTGATCCGCCAGCCCTGGTAGGCAGCAGCGATCTGGCCCGCACCGTCCTGGGTTGGAACCCTCAATACGCAGATCTGAATGTGATCCTGACCCACGCCTGGAACTGGCACCAGAAGAGACATGGGTAG
- the pgr5 gene encoding cyclic electron transport protein PGR5, which produces MFAPIVIVVRRLMGDAKFVRLRGQAIALHSKVITNFCERFGIDRNQRQNMIRVARDNGKRLGLLA; this is translated from the coding sequence ATGTTTGCACCGATTGTGATTGTCGTTCGCCGCTTGATGGGAGATGCTAAGTTTGTTCGTCTGCGGGGTCAGGCGATCGCGCTACATTCCAAAGTCATCACCAACTTCTGTGAACGCTTTGGTATTGATCGCAACCAGCGCCAGAACATGATTCGGGTTGCACGGGACAATGGTAAGCGCTTAGGATTGCTAGCTTAA